Proteins from a genomic interval of Papaver somniferum cultivar HN1 chromosome 4, ASM357369v1, whole genome shotgun sequence:
- the LOC113276545 gene encoding uncharacterized protein LOC113276545 isoform X1, with product MYGAVRLTSEARRLVLLKTTQCNAKAIGSGSEGAESIRINVILENACSEQRARMSAMDSTSRNDEDMLDHVTLTYNREHNVRKVCLQIMRSNSRCQKFGWMSFSCFLRACCNPLFDWCRDATCSRVMIIMPLS from the exons ATGTATGGTGCCGTAAGGCTGACTTCTGAAGCTAGAAGACTAGTTTTGCTGAAAACAACCCAG TGTAATGCTAAAGCAATAGGATCAGGTTCTGAGGGAGCAGAAAGCATCAGAATT AATGTAATCTTAGAGAATGCCTGCAGTGAGCAAAGGGCAAGGATGTCTGCTATGGACAGTACCAGTAGAAATGATGAAGACATGCTTGATCATGTTACTCTTACCTATAACAG GGAGCACAACGTGAGAAAGGTGTGTCTTCAAATAATGAGAAGCAACTCTAGATGTCAAAAGTTTGGTTGGATGAGTTTCTCCTGTTTCTTAAGAGCCTGTTGCAATCCCCTTTTTGACTGGTGCAGAG ATGCCACATGTTCAAGAGTCATGATAATAATGCCTCTTAGTTGA
- the LOC113276545 gene encoding uncharacterized protein LOC113276545 isoform X2, translating to MYGAVRLTSEARRLVLLKTTQNVILENACSEQRARMSAMDSTSRNDEDMLDHVTLTYNREHNVRKVCLQIMRSNSRCQKFGWMSFSCFLRACCNPLFDWCRDATCSRVMIIMPLS from the exons ATGTATGGTGCCGTAAGGCTGACTTCTGAAGCTAGAAGACTAGTTTTGCTGAAAACAACCCAG AATGTAATCTTAGAGAATGCCTGCAGTGAGCAAAGGGCAAGGATGTCTGCTATGGACAGTACCAGTAGAAATGATGAAGACATGCTTGATCATGTTACTCTTACCTATAACAG GGAGCACAACGTGAGAAAGGTGTGTCTTCAAATAATGAGAAGCAACTCTAGATGTCAAAAGTTTGGTTGGATGAGTTTCTCCTGTTTCTTAAGAGCCTGTTGCAATCCCCTTTTTGACTGGTGCAGAG ATGCCACATGTTCAAGAGTCATGATAATAATGCCTCTTAGTTGA